The Chroogloeocystis siderophila 5.2 s.c.1 DNA segment TTGGCGAACCACCCTTGGTTAATAACTCTGGTAGTATGTCTTTAGCGATTTTACCGCTGATTGTGTTGTCTTCAATCAATGTGACGAGTTCGGCAAGGGCTTCAGGTTTGAGCGCGATTTCGTTGATACTCAGCTTATTTTTATTCAGGTATGCTGCAATATCACCCATAATCCAGTTTGCTGCTTGTTTTGCAGATGCACCAGATGCGATCGCGGCTTCAAAATATTCAGCTACGGCGCGATCGTCGGTAAGTACGCGTGCATCATAGGGTGAAAGCCCCAATTCACTTTCATAGCGGTGGCGTTTTTGGGCGGGAAGTTCGGGAAGTTCACTGCGCCATTTTTCGAGTTGTTCGTTTGTGACTTCAATTGGTGCTAAATCGGGTTCGGGGAAGTAGCGGTAATCGCTCGAACCTTCTTTGGTACGCATACTAATTGTGCGTTGCGCGCCTTCTTCCCACAAGCGAGTTTCTTGAATGATTCTTTCTCCTGCTTCAATTGCTGCAATTTGGCGTTCAATTTCGTATTCAATCGCGCGTTGAATCGCGTTGAACGAGTTCATATTTTTTATTTCAACTTTCGTGCCAAACTCTTTTTGTCCCACCGGACGCACTGAGATATTGACATCGCACCGCAAGGAACCTTCTTGCATATTCCCGTCACTTACACCCAGGTAACGGAGAATGCGGCGGAGTTCTTGCGCATATTCAGCGGCTTCTTGTCCTGATCGCATATCAGGTTCCGAAACAATTTCCACTAATGGTACACCTGCACGGTTATAGTCTACGAGCGAATATGTTGAACCGGAAAGGCGATCACTTCCCGCATGAACTAATTTTCCGGCATCTTCTTCCATGTGCAAGCGCGTGATGCCAATGCGTTTGCGTATTGGATTACCATCACTGTCAACAAGTTCAATTTCTAACCAGCCGTGTTGTGCGATCGGTAAGTCATATTGCGAAATTTGGTAGTTTTTCGGTAAATCAGGATAAAAATATTGTTTCCGGTCAAATTTGCTATATTTGGCAATCTCGCAATTAAGTGCTAAACCTGCTTTCACAGCGTATTCTAGAACTTTTTCATTCAAAACAGGTAATACCCCAGGTAAACCCATACAAATTGGGTCAATGTTAGTATTAGGGTCAGCACCAAACTCGGTCGAGCTACTAGAAAATATTTTAGTTTTTGTACTCAGCTGACAATGGGTTTCTAAACCAATAATCGCTTCGTAATCGGTTTTTACCGCAGTAGCAGTAGTCATAATCAAACCAAGCAGCTATATCTTTCTTAGGCTACTATTGTAGACTGCGATTCACCGAATGGCGTTTGAGTTTAGTGTTGATTTGGCACTGAGGAATCATCCTTGACAATTTACGCAAAATATGTGTATGTTGTGCGCCCCAGTACCATAAAGTCGTCTAATCACGAGTTAATTAATACCTAATAATCTATCAAATCCTTACTCATACTGCATTAGCTTGTAAATCTAGCTCTTTGTGAGAACTTCTTATACAAAAATAAAATTGCATCTAAAACTAATATGACTTACGCAATTTTAGCGTTTTAATCAGAACCAAAACTTGGGGGGCTTCCCCCCATTCCCCCCACCGGGGGACGGTTGCGTCCCCCAAACCCCCTCCAAAAAAGCGGCTGCTCATGAAGCAGTGATTGTTCGGGGTAGTTGTTGCGTAAGTCCTGACTAAATTTTAGTGGATGGCGATGATTAAGTAAGTATGAGTTTTCTGTTCGAGCGTAGAGAGATCACTGGTAGGGTGCGATCGCCATTGCTGTGTATATGAATGCTAGGTTGGAAACTTAACACTATATTCTAGTGATATTTGCATTTGACCTGGCACGAAACTTAAAAGTAGTTAGATACTAAAATCAAGTTGCGCCAAAGTCAAGAAGCGGAAGTAAAATAATCGATTGCTGAATTTATCTAACTCTCATGAGAGGTTTTTTAAGAAAACTATTAAAGTGGTTCAAAGCTCTCCTTCGAAAACTCTTACGATCTGACGCTCACAAGCCACAACACAACCTTCTGACCAAAAAGCCACTTGAAACTAAGTTGGAAAAACCTATCTTTGCTTCTTCTTCCTTTTCAGTGAAGGTAGAATCACCTAGTGAGCAGGCTAACACACAGCCGTCA contains these protein-coding regions:
- the gatB gene encoding Asp-tRNA(Asn)/Glu-tRNA(Gln) amidotransferase subunit GatB is translated as MTTATAVKTDYEAIIGLETHCQLSTKTKIFSSSSTEFGADPNTNIDPICMGLPGVLPVLNEKVLEYAVKAGLALNCEIAKYSKFDRKQYFYPDLPKNYQISQYDLPIAQHGWLEIELVDSDGNPIRKRIGITRLHMEEDAGKLVHAGSDRLSGSTYSLVDYNRAGVPLVEIVSEPDMRSGQEAAEYAQELRRILRYLGVSDGNMQEGSLRCDVNISVRPVGQKEFGTKVEIKNMNSFNAIQRAIEYEIERQIAAIEAGERIIQETRLWEEGAQRTISMRTKEGSSDYRYFPEPDLAPIEVTNEQLEKWRSELPELPAQKRHRYESELGLSPYDARVLTDDRAVAEYFEAAIASGASAKQAANWIMGDIAAYLNKNKLSINEIALKPEALAELVTLIEDNTISGKIAKDILPELLTKGGSPKAIIERDNLGQISDSSALERVIDQVIAANPKELEQYRNGKTKLLGFFVGKVLKETGGRADPKLTNQLLANKLNG